Proteins found in one Williamwhitmania sp. genomic segment:
- a CDS encoding aminotransferase class I/II-fold pyridoxal phosphate-dependent enzyme → MDIFEKIRQNRGPIGQHQKVGHGYFAFPKLEGEIKPRMMFRGKEVLNWSLNNYLGLANHPEVRKADAEAAAQYGMGYPMGARMMSGQTRKHEELEQKLAEFVGKPKAYLLNYGYQGMVSIIDSLVGRNDVVVYDSEAHACIIDGLRLFPGKRFVFPHNNMENLRKELERATKWVEKTGGGILVITEGVFGMAGDLGNLKAITAMKDDFSFRLLIDDAHGFGTMGPTGAGTGEHYGVQDKVDIYFGTFAKSMAGIGGFVASEEDVIDFLMYNMRSQIYAKSLPMPMVVGALKRLELLQTQPELREKLWTIVYALQKGLRDAGFDIGVTESMVTPVMMHGELMEALNMIMDLRENYGVFCSIVVYPVIPKGQMLLRLIPTASHTLEDVNYTVKCFTECRDKLVAGKYKSETVPASSLK, encoded by the coding sequence GTGGATATTTTTGAGAAAATCAGACAAAACCGTGGACCAATAGGACAACATCAGAAAGTTGGACATGGATATTTTGCTTTCCCTAAGCTAGAGGGGGAAATTAAACCTCGAATGATGTTTCGTGGTAAAGAGGTTCTAAACTGGAGCCTTAACAACTATTTGGGACTTGCAAATCACCCTGAGGTTCGAAAAGCGGACGCAGAAGCTGCTGCCCAGTATGGTATGGGATATCCGATGGGTGCAAGAATGATGTCGGGTCAAACTCGTAAGCACGAAGAGTTGGAGCAAAAGTTAGCCGAATTTGTTGGAAAACCGAAGGCCTACCTTCTCAATTATGGCTATCAGGGTATGGTCTCCATCATCGACTCACTGGTTGGAAGGAACGATGTGGTTGTTTATGACTCGGAAGCGCATGCCTGCATTATTGATGGTTTGCGGTTGTTTCCAGGAAAGAGATTTGTTTTTCCCCATAACAACATGGAGAACCTGCGAAAGGAGCTAGAGCGTGCAACTAAGTGGGTTGAGAAAACAGGTGGTGGCATTCTAGTTATTACCGAAGGTGTGTTTGGCATGGCTGGTGACCTTGGTAACCTCAAGGCTATTACTGCCATGAAGGATGATTTTAGCTTCCGATTGCTAATTGATGATGCACATGGCTTTGGAACCATGGGGCCAACCGGTGCCGGTACAGGTGAACACTATGGTGTGCAGGACAAGGTTGATATCTACTTTGGAACCTTTGCTAAATCAATGGCCGGAATCGGTGGTTTTGTTGCCAGCGAAGAGGATGTTATTGATTTCCTAATGTATAACATGCGGTCGCAGATTTATGCAAAATCATTACCTATGCCAATGGTTGTTGGAGCGTTGAAGAGGCTTGAACTTCTTCAAACTCAACCTGAACTTCGTGAAAAGTTATGGACCATTGTTTATGCCCTGCAGAAAGGCTTGAGGGATGCCGGTTTCGATATTGGTGTTACTGAGTCGATGGTAACTCCAGTTATGATGCACGGCGAACTCATGGAAGCTCTCAATATGATTATGGACCTACGTGAGAACTACGGTGTATTCTGCTCAATTGTTGTTTACCCTGTTATTCCCAAGGGCCAAATGCTGCTTCGGTTGATTCCAACAG